The following proteins are co-located in the Nocardia bhagyanarayanae genome:
- a CDS encoding alpha/beta fold hydrolase gives MRARRPKALRGNNSHTNIWRGGMATAGMVGALAGAHALRRAGARVLWPARRDEYRDENFALMADDRAGAVVTEDGVRLATRECGPVDAPLTVVFVHGFCNSMESFHFQRRDLEKRWGAAVRLVFFDLRGHGRSGTPTTESCTVAQLGRDVAAVIEATAPTGPVALVGHSLGGMAVLAAAAQFRELFERRVIAIALISTAAAEVTAAGITQLLRNPAIDGFRLAVHTAPALVQAGRSTVRHLITPILHVSSFHGPVSPTLSRFSTLMIDDTPVETIVKFLKAIELHDESAALPTLAGLPVLVLGGAHDLVIPFRNSRALARELPNSELIRLAEAAHMPHLQFPDTINDALHRLLVRAGFFRAEELDEASAG, from the coding sequence ATGCGAGCGCGACGACCGAAAGCACTGCGGGGCAACAACAGTCACACGAACATCTGGCGCGGCGGGATGGCGACCGCGGGCATGGTCGGCGCGCTGGCCGGGGCGCACGCGCTGCGCCGCGCGGGCGCGCGAGTGCTCTGGCCCGCGCGTCGCGACGAATACCGCGACGAGAACTTCGCGCTCATGGCCGATGACCGGGCGGGCGCGGTCGTCACCGAAGACGGCGTCCGGCTCGCCACCCGCGAGTGCGGTCCGGTCGACGCGCCACTGACCGTCGTCTTCGTGCACGGCTTCTGCAACAGCATGGAGTCCTTCCACTTTCAGCGGCGCGACCTGGAAAAGCGCTGGGGCGCAGCGGTTCGGCTCGTCTTCTTCGACTTGCGCGGGCACGGGCGCTCCGGCACACCGACCACCGAGAGCTGCACCGTGGCGCAGCTGGGCCGCGACGTTGCCGCCGTCATCGAGGCGACCGCGCCCACCGGACCGGTCGCGCTCGTCGGTCATTCGCTCGGCGGTATGGCCGTGCTCGCGGCGGCGGCCCAGTTCCGCGAGCTGTTCGAGCGACGGGTGATCGCGATCGCACTGATCTCCACTGCGGCCGCAGAAGTCACCGCGGCGGGCATCACCCAGCTGCTGCGCAATCCGGCGATCGACGGCTTCCGGCTCGCCGTGCACACCGCGCCCGCGTTGGTGCAGGCCGGTCGGTCGACGGTGCGGCACCTGATCACGCCGATCCTGCACGTGAGTTCGTTCCACGGCCCGGTCAGCCCGACGCTGTCCAGATTCAGCACGCTGATGATCGACGACACCCCGGTGGAGACGATCGTCAAGTTCCTGAAAGCCATTGAGCTGCACGACGAGTCCGCCGCCCTGCCGACGCTGGCCGGTCTTCCCGTGCTGGTCCTCGGCGGCGCGCACGATCTGGTGATCCCGTTCCGCAACTCGCGCGCCCTCGCCCGCGAACTGCCGAACAGCGAACTGATCCGCCTCGCCGAGGCCGCCCATATGCCGCACCTGCAATTCCCCGACACCATCAACGACGCGCTACACCGGCTCCTGGTACGCGCCGGGTTCTTCCGCGCGGAGGAACTCGACGAGGCATCGGCCGGGTGA
- the rimI gene encoding ribosomal protein S18-alanine N-acetyltransferase, which translates to MVDEDVRAHAFHIEPMNADDIERCVELEQLLFPEDDPWHAVAFRSELAGSHNRYITARAEDGRMVGYAGVALLGDAEHPEAEVHTIGVDPSYHRAGIGTLLLEALLAEAGKRGGPVFLEVRTDNAPAIALYAKHGFHIIGLRKNYYQPSGADAYTMRRPELTALPLPDEVLS; encoded by the coding sequence ATGGTGGACGAAGACGTACGCGCCCACGCCTTCCACATCGAGCCGATGAACGCGGACGACATCGAGCGCTGTGTCGAACTCGAGCAACTGCTGTTCCCGGAAGACGATCCGTGGCATGCGGTCGCCTTCCGCTCGGAGCTGGCCGGTTCGCACAACCGCTACATCACCGCCCGCGCCGAGGACGGCCGCATGGTCGGCTACGCGGGCGTGGCGCTGCTGGGTGATGCGGAACACCCCGAGGCCGAGGTGCACACCATCGGCGTCGACCCGAGCTATCACCGGGCGGGCATCGGCACGCTGCTGCTGGAGGCGCTGCTCGCGGAGGCGGGCAAGCGCGGCGGACCGGTCTTCCTCGAGGTGCGCACCGACAACGCCCCCGCCATCGCGCTCTACGCCAAGCACGGCTTCCACATCATCGGTCTGCGCAAGAACTATTACCAACCCAGCGGCGCCGACGCCTACACCATGCGCAGGCCGGAACTGACCGCGCTCCCGCTTCCCGACGAGGTGTTGTCGTGA
- the tsaE gene encoding tRNA (adenosine(37)-N6)-threonylcarbamoyltransferase complex ATPase subunit type 1 TsaE encodes MTQQRRTLPTVEDTEALGRELAAELGAGDLVVLDGPLGAGKTALTRGIAEGLGVQGRVSSPTFIIARQHRAGRREGAAPVPMVHVDAYRLGGDLDELDALDLDTDLHEAVVVVEWGLGVVEHLAERHLRVLLTREPESDVRTAVWEWVE; translated from the coding sequence GTGACGCAGCAACGGCGAACGCTGCCGACCGTGGAGGACACCGAGGCACTCGGCCGCGAACTGGCCGCCGAACTCGGGGCGGGCGATCTCGTGGTGCTCGACGGTCCGCTCGGCGCGGGCAAGACCGCCTTGACGCGCGGCATCGCCGAGGGCCTCGGTGTGCAGGGCCGAGTGAGCTCGCCCACCTTCATCATCGCCAGGCAGCACCGGGCGGGTCGGCGTGAAGGCGCGGCGCCGGTGCCGATGGTGCACGTGGACGCCTATCGGCTCGGCGGCGATCTGGACGAACTCGACGCGCTCGACCTCGACACCGATCTGCACGAGGCGGTGGTCGTGGTGGAGTGGGGCCTGGGGGTCGTCGAGCACCTCGCCGAGCGGCATCTGCGCGTGCTGCTGACCAGAGAACCGGAATCCGATGTGCGAACCGCGGTCTGGGAGTGGGTCGAGTAG
- a CDS encoding NAD(P)H-hydrate dehydratase: protein MSVHRGYFTADEVRAAEAELFTRVPEGMPMQRAAHGLATIVASELRARTGGIAGRAVTLLVGSGDNGGDSLWAGAKLRRRGVEVTAVLLDPARAHAKGLAALRASGGRVREEVGAPDLVVDGIVGISGRGPLRPRAAELVAGVSVPIVAADLPSGVDPDTGAVAGPAVRAAVTVAFGAYKPVHALAAPWCGRIELVPIGLELPEPELAALEPAEIGARWPVPGPTDDKYTQGVTGICAGSETYPGAAVLCTGGAVAATSGMVRYAGTGASQVLTHFPEVIAAQSVSDTGRVQSWVFGPGSGTDAAARERLEQILATDLPTVVDADGLTLLTAAPDLVRGRTAPTVLTPHAGEFARLTGQEVGPDRIGAVRDLAEKWQVTVLLKGRATLVAAPGRPVFVNEAGGSWAATAGAGDVLSGVIGGLLAAGCDSAWSAAAAARVHALAANLAAHENHPTAAPISATPLLGHVRAAIRTLRSLGE from the coding sequence ATGTCCGTTCACCGCGGCTATTTCACCGCCGATGAAGTGCGCGCTGCCGAGGCCGAACTGTTCACGAGGGTGCCCGAGGGGATGCCCATGCAGCGTGCGGCGCACGGCCTTGCGACGATCGTCGCGAGCGAGCTGCGCGCGCGGACCGGGGGCATCGCGGGGCGGGCCGTGACGCTGCTGGTGGGCTCCGGCGACAACGGCGGCGATTCCCTGTGGGCGGGCGCGAAATTGCGCCGACGAGGCGTGGAAGTGACGGCGGTGCTGCTCGACCCGGCCCGCGCGCACGCGAAAGGCCTTGCCGCACTGCGTGCGTCGGGTGGGCGGGTGCGCGAGGAAGTCGGCGCGCCCGATCTTGTCGTCGACGGCATCGTCGGCATCTCCGGACGCGGCCCGTTGCGGCCGCGGGCCGCGGAACTCGTCGCGGGGGTGAGCGTTCCAATCGTGGCGGCGGATCTGCCGAGCGGTGTCGATCCGGATACCGGGGCGGTGGCGGGGCCCGCGGTGCGCGCGGCGGTGACGGTCGCGTTCGGTGCGTACAAGCCGGTGCACGCGTTGGCCGCGCCGTGGTGTGGACGAATCGAATTGGTACCCATCGGTTTAGAGCTCCCCGAACCTGAACTCGCCGCACTCGAACCGGCGGAGATCGGTGCACGGTGGCCGGTACCGGGGCCGACCGATGACAAGTACACCCAGGGCGTCACCGGCATCTGCGCGGGCAGCGAAACCTATCCCGGCGCGGCCGTTTTGTGCACGGGCGGCGCGGTGGCGGCCACTTCCGGCATGGTGCGCTACGCGGGCACCGGTGCGTCGCAAGTGCTTACGCATTTCCCAGAAGTGATTGCGGCACAAAGTGTTTCCGATACCGGTCGGGTGCAGTCCTGGGTGTTCGGCCCAGGTTCGGGCACGGACGCGGCCGCTCGCGAACGGCTAGAGCAGATACTCGCCACCGACCTGCCGACAGTGGTCGACGCCGACGGTCTGACCTTGCTCACCGCCGCCCCCGACCTGGTGCGCGGCCGGACCGCGCCGACGGTGTTGACCCCGCACGCCGGGGAATTCGCTCGGCTGACCGGTCAGGAAGTGGGCCCGGATCGGATCGGCGCGGTGCGCGATCTCGCCGAGAAATGGCAGGTCACCGTGCTGCTCAAGGGCCGAGCCACCCTGGTTGCCGCGCCGGGCCGACCGGTGTTCGTCAACGAGGCGGGCGGTTCCTGGGCTGCCACCGCGGGCGCGGGCGATGTCCTCTCGGGTGTCATCGGAGGCCTGCTCGCCGCCGGGTGCGACTCCGCCTGGTCCGCCGCTGCCGCCGCGCGGGTTCACGCTTTGGCTGCCAACCTCGCCGCCCACGAGAACCATCCCACCGCTGCGCCGATCTCGGCGACGCCGCTCCTCGGTCACGTTCGCGCGGCCATTCGCACCTTGCGTTCGTTGGGTGAGTGA
- a CDS encoding MFS transporter codes for MPLALLALTLGAFGIGTTEFVVVGLLPDIADTYAVSIPTAGLLVTGYALGVVLGAPVMTGLGTRIARKRMLLGMLVLLVAGNVLSAVAPTFGVMLTGRIVASLAHGAFFGIGAVVAGSLVAPDRKAGAIAIMFTGLTLATVAGVPLGTLIGQQFGWRLTFLLVALVGLVGLVGVAALVPEQPAPRDARLVHELAVFRNPQVLLAMAMTVLGFGGVFAAITYLAPMMTEVTGYAESSVTWLLVLFGLGMFVGNLIGGRYADRHLMPMLYTALAALAAVLALFTLTAHSKPAAAITVVLIGALGFATVPPLQKRVLDQAAGAPTLASAVNIGAFNLGNALAAWLGGLVIAAGYGYTAPNWVGVALAVSALGLAVVSGVLERRPVRDADDAQRELVATH; via the coding sequence ATGCCGCTCGCACTGCTCGCCCTGACTCTCGGGGCCTTCGGTATCGGCACCACCGAATTCGTCGTGGTCGGGCTCCTGCCCGACATCGCCGACACCTACGCGGTGTCGATCCCCACCGCCGGGCTCCTGGTCACCGGCTACGCACTCGGCGTCGTACTCGGCGCACCGGTGATGACGGGTCTCGGAACCCGCATCGCCCGCAAACGCATGCTGCTCGGCATGCTCGTCCTGCTCGTCGCTGGAAACGTACTCTCCGCTGTGGCACCGACTTTCGGTGTCATGCTGACCGGGCGGATCGTCGCCTCGCTGGCGCACGGCGCGTTCTTCGGCATCGGCGCGGTCGTCGCGGGCAGCCTGGTGGCGCCCGACCGCAAGGCCGGTGCGATCGCCATCATGTTCACCGGACTCACCCTCGCCACGGTGGCCGGCGTGCCGCTGGGCACGCTGATCGGGCAGCAGTTCGGCTGGCGGCTCACCTTCCTGCTCGTCGCGCTGGTCGGACTCGTCGGCCTGGTCGGAGTCGCCGCTCTCGTCCCGGAACAGCCGGCGCCTCGTGACGCGCGGCTCGTCCACGAATTGGCCGTCTTCCGCAACCCGCAGGTTCTGCTCGCGATGGCGATGACCGTGCTCGGCTTCGGCGGCGTCTTCGCGGCGATTACCTACCTCGCGCCGATGATGACCGAGGTCACGGGCTATGCGGAGAGCTCGGTCACCTGGCTGCTGGTGCTGTTCGGGCTCGGCATGTTCGTCGGCAACTTGATCGGCGGCCGCTACGCCGACCGCCACCTCATGCCGATGCTCTACACCGCGCTCGCCGCGTTGGCCGCGGTCCTCGCGCTCTTCACGCTCACCGCGCACAGCAAGCCGGCCGCCGCGATCACCGTGGTGCTGATCGGCGCGCTCGGTTTCGCCACCGTCCCGCCGCTACAGAAGCGGGTCCTCGATCAAGCCGCGGGCGCCCCGACTTTGGCCTCGGCGGTGAACATCGGCGCCTTCAATCTGGGCAACGCCCTCGCGGCGTGGCTCGGCGGGCTGGTCATCGCCGCGGGCTACGGATACACCGCACCGAATTGGGTCGGGGTGGCGCTGGCGGTCAGCGCGCTCGGGCTCGCGGTCGTGTCCGGTGTGCTGGAGCGCAGGCCAGTTCGGGATGCCGATGATGCGCAGCGGGAGCTCGTCGCCACCCACTGA
- the groES gene encoding co-chaperone GroES — protein MASVNIKPLEDKILVQANEAETTTASGLVIPDTAKEKPQEGTVVAVGPGRWDDEGEKRIPLDVQEGDVVIYSKYGGTEIKYQGEEYLILSARDVLAVVSK, from the coding sequence GTGGCGAGCGTGAACATCAAGCCGCTCGAGGACAAGATCCTCGTCCAGGCCAACGAGGCCGAGACGACGACGGCCTCCGGCCTGGTCATCCCGGACACGGCGAAGGAGAAGCCGCAGGAAGGCACCGTCGTCGCCGTCGGCCCCGGCCGCTGGGACGACGAAGGCGAGAAGCGCATCCCGCTGGATGTCCAGGAGGGTGACGTCGTCATCTACAGCAAGTACGGCGGCACGGAGATCAAGTACCAGGGCGAGGAGTACCTGATCCTGTCCGCGCGCGACGTGCTGGCTGTCGTCAGCAAGTGA
- a CDS encoding cupredoxin domain-containing protein → MPMVSRAKSAPIVTAFAVAATLSLVGCGSDESAPERNGTARATSTAATPTGDRKPASVTVDVDDMKFSPENVTVGVGDTVRWKFSDKAPHSVQGIGDKAMGINSPIFDNGEWSYTFTQPGTYRYLCTLHPEMRGTVTVQ, encoded by the coding sequence ATGCCGATGGTTAGCCGCGCCAAGTCCGCTCCGATCGTCACCGCGTTCGCCGTGGCGGCGACGCTGTCGCTGGTCGGCTGCGGCTCCGACGAGTCCGCCCCCGAGCGGAACGGCACCGCGCGGGCAACGTCGACAGCCGCGACACCGACCGGCGATCGCAAGCCCGCCAGCGTCACCGTCGACGTGGACGACATGAAGTTCTCCCCTGAGAACGTCACGGTCGGCGTCGGCGACACCGTCAGGTGGAAGTTCTCCGACAAGGCGCCGCACTCGGTGCAGGGCATCGGCGACAAGGCCATGGGCATCAACAGCCCGATCTTCGACAACGGCGAGTGGAGCTACACCTTCACCCAGCCGGGCACCTACCGCTACCTGTGCACCCTGCACCCGGAGATGCGCGGCACGGTCACCGTCCAGTAG
- the alr gene encoding alanine racemase, translating to MAGSAVVSAQVETVVDLDAIAHNVRVLREYAGDAAVMVVVKADGYNHGAVEVARAALAAGARELGTTTIPEALDLRAAGIDAPILCWLHNSGSDYAAAIAADIEIGVSSLPNLQWVEAAARRIGQTATVTLKVDTGLNRNGIAPDEYPKVLAALRDLVAEGVVRFRAIFSHLAHADEPDHPFLDVQRDRFVEAIAAAERHGLPPEVAHLANSAAAVTRPDLAFDMVRPGIAVYGLSPVPEMGDFGLRPAMTFQAQVALVKRVAAGEGVSYGHQWIAPHDTTVALIPAGYADGVFRPLSGRFDVWLGGARRPNVGRVCMDQFVVDLGDNAAGVSEGDNAIMFGAGPDQPVAQDWADVLGTIHYEIVCSPRGRVARRHVGACPS from the coding sequence ATGGCAGGATCGGCTGTTGTGAGTGCGCAAGTGGAGACAGTCGTCGATCTCGATGCTATTGCCCACAATGTGCGGGTCCTGCGGGAGTACGCGGGAGACGCGGCGGTGATGGTGGTGGTGAAGGCCGACGGCTACAACCACGGCGCGGTGGAGGTCGCGCGGGCCGCATTGGCGGCGGGGGCTCGGGAGCTCGGGACGACCACGATTCCGGAGGCGCTGGACCTGCGCGCGGCCGGGATCGACGCGCCGATTCTGTGCTGGCTCCACAACTCCGGCTCCGACTACGCCGCGGCGATCGCGGCCGACATCGAGATCGGCGTCTCCTCGCTCCCGAATCTGCAGTGGGTGGAGGCGGCGGCGCGGCGGATCGGCCAGACCGCGACGGTCACCCTCAAGGTCGACACCGGTTTGAACCGCAACGGCATCGCCCCGGACGAATACCCGAAGGTCCTCGCCGCCCTGCGTGACCTGGTCGCGGAGGGCGTCGTGCGGTTCCGCGCGATCTTCTCGCACCTGGCGCACGCCGACGAGCCCGACCACCCGTTCCTCGACGTGCAGCGCGACCGGTTCGTCGAGGCCATCGCCGCCGCCGAGCGGCACGGCCTGCCGCCCGAGGTCGCGCACCTGGCCAACTCCGCCGCCGCGGTCACCCGCCCCGACCTGGCCTTCGACATGGTGCGCCCCGGCATCGCGGTGTACGGCCTGAGCCCGGTCCCGGAGATGGGCGATTTCGGCCTGCGCCCCGCGATGACGTTCCAGGCCCAGGTCGCCCTGGTGAAACGGGTCGCCGCGGGCGAGGGTGTCTCGTACGGACACCAGTGGATCGCGCCGCACGACACCACCGTCGCCCTCATCCCCGCCGGCTATGCCGACGGCGTGTTCCGTCCGCTGAGCGGCCGCTTCGACGTGTGGCTCGGCGGCGCGCGCCGCCCCAACGTCGGGCGCGTGTGCATGGATCAGTTCGTCGTCGACCTGGGCGACAACGCCGCGGGCGTGTCCGAGGGCGACAACGCGATCATGTTCGGCGCTGGCCCGGACCAGCCTGTCGCCCAGGACTGGGCCGACGTGCTCGGCACGATCCACTACGAGATCGTCTGCTCGCCGCGCGGACGGGTCGCGCGGCGACACGTCGGAGCTTGCCCGTCCTGA
- a CDS encoding Hsp70 family protein produces MRTSLGISAGNEVVCSALVATASNGAQSFDYRVVSADAAHSDIGDLVASSIDLMTTQLPTQQVPHDIAWPTQPVGVRFAGTVATGMEAAAGKPPTSVAVAYRNKEQAQVIRSATGKQRELKLVPEGTAALTFLRHTGLLDRYETVAIVDLGATGLSVTVADQADGNVLHSERIHAISGNAIDDLIYHHLLDVHYARRGTRPNRGMLTNRGRAAKEHLSVAPAVTIDHVAGRPLKLTRADFEELIGDLLRDIARFSAAVFARAPKKPQAVAVIGGGANIPAVLRILERELDVPVLTVDDPEAVIAKGAALVADAAQPSGFPVTALGGDAPAGTFTKVIGTLAGAIVVVGLVIGYGFKTFAPTSDEEVSPAGTTSSALVPTAPVTVAPQTGTGTDTSGGRETVNRTTGSTPPVTEDAGPSSTRTGAVSTPSPNPTPSAAPIPSVQPTLRPDPNLPPIPFPELLGPLLNPPGGSSVPTQQNREEYGPSTSPPPPAGGPSQTPAQTRIPFTPPPASAPSQAPAQTRIPYPMPRSNSGSARHGTVNALPLLELEFAPHD; encoded by the coding sequence ATGCGAACGTCCCTCGGCATCTCCGCCGGGAACGAGGTCGTGTGCTCGGCGCTGGTCGCCACGGCGTCGAACGGCGCCCAAAGTTTCGACTACCGAGTCGTTTCCGCCGACGCGGCCCATTCCGATATCGGTGATCTCGTCGCGTCCTCGATCGACCTGATGACCACCCAGCTGCCGACTCAGCAAGTGCCGCACGACATCGCGTGGCCGACGCAGCCGGTCGGCGTCCGCTTCGCGGGCACCGTCGCGACGGGTATGGAAGCGGCGGCGGGCAAACCGCCGACCAGCGTCGCCGTCGCCTACCGCAACAAGGAACAGGCGCAGGTGATCCGTTCGGCCACCGGCAAACAGCGCGAGCTGAAGCTGGTGCCGGAAGGCACGGCCGCGCTGACCTTCCTGCGCCACACCGGCCTGCTGGACCGCTACGAGACGGTGGCCATCGTCGACCTCGGCGCGACCGGTCTGAGCGTCACCGTCGCCGATCAGGCCGACGGCAATGTCCTTCACTCCGAACGCATTCACGCGATCAGCGGCAACGCCATCGACGACCTGATCTACCACCACCTGCTCGACGTGCACTACGCCAGGCGCGGCACCAGGCCGAACCGCGGCATGCTGACCAACCGCGGACGCGCCGCGAAGGAACATCTTTCGGTGGCGCCCGCGGTCACCATCGACCATGTCGCGGGCCGCCCGCTCAAGCTCACCAGGGCCGATTTCGAGGAGCTGATCGGCGATCTGCTGCGCGACATCGCCCGGTTCAGCGCGGCGGTGTTCGCGCGAGCGCCGAAGAAGCCGCAGGCGGTGGCGGTGATCGGCGGCGGCGCGAACATTCCCGCGGTCCTGCGGATCCTCGAACGTGAGCTGGACGTGCCGGTGCTCACCGTCGACGATCCGGAGGCGGTGATCGCCAAGGGCGCGGCACTGGTGGCCGATGCCGCACAGCCGTCCGGCTTCCCGGTGACCGCGCTCGGCGGCGACGCGCCGGCGGGCACCTTCACCAAGGTCATCGGAACCCTCGCCGGAGCCATCGTGGTGGTCGGACTCGTAATCGGCTACGGCTTCAAGACCTTCGCGCCGACGTCGGACGAGGAGGTCTCCCCCGCGGGCACGACCAGCAGCGCCCTGGTGCCCACCGCGCCCGTCACGGTGGCGCCGCAGACCGGCACGGGAACCGACACCTCCGGCGGTCGCGAGACGGTCAACCGGACCACCGGCTCGACGCCGCCGGTCACCGAGGACGCCGGTCCGTCGTCGACCCGCACCGGCGCCGTGTCCACACCGTCGCCGAATCCCACACCGTCGGCTGCGCCGATCCCCTCGGTCCAGCCGACGCTGCGCCCGGACCCGAACCTGCCGCCCATCCCGTTCCCGGAACTGCTGGGCCCGCTGCTGAATCCGCCCGGCGGTTCCTCGGTGCCCACGCAGCAGAACCGCGAGGAATACGGGCCGTCGACCAGCCCGCCGCCTCCTGCGGGCGGCCCGTCGCAAACGCCCGCGCAGACTCGGATCCCGTTCACACCGCCTCCTGCGAGCGCCCCTTCCCAGGCGCCCGCACAAACCCGTATCCCGTACCCGATGCCCCGCTCCAATTCGGGCTCCGCCCGGCACGGCACGGTGAACGCGCTACCGCTGCTCGAACTCGAGTTCGCTCCGCACGACTGA
- a CDS encoding MarR family winged helix-turn-helix transcriptional regulator yields the protein MTADAALTGLADGWYALSLLHDRIEAHIERALQSGHGLSVREYSLLVVLSRQHDGPGGHLRMNQVADAVVLSQSATTRLVSRLEDRGLLQRYLCPDDRRGIYTDVTPEGELLLGQARPTHDAALSSALGQAAADPELAPLVAAVEALNTSARGARMREYRPV from the coding sequence ATGACCGCGGATGCCGCCCTGACCGGTCTCGCCGATGGCTGGTACGCACTGTCGCTGCTGCACGATCGGATCGAGGCCCACATCGAGCGCGCGTTGCAGTCCGGCCACGGGCTCAGCGTGCGCGAATACTCGCTGCTGGTGGTGCTGAGTCGCCAGCACGACGGACCCGGCGGGCATCTGCGGATGAACCAAGTCGCCGACGCGGTGGTGCTGAGTCAGAGCGCGACGACGCGGCTGGTCTCCCGGCTCGAGGATCGCGGGCTGTTGCAGCGTTATCTGTGCCCGGACGACCGGCGCGGCATCTACACCGACGTCACGCCGGAGGGTGAGTTGCTGCTCGGCCAGGCCCGCCCCACCCACGATGCCGCGCTGTCCAGCGCGCTTGGACAGGCAGCTGCGGACCCGGAACTGGCGCCGCTCGTCGCGGCCGTCGAGGCGTTGAACACGTCCGCGCGCGGTGCGCGGATGCGGGAGTACCGGCCGGTGTGA
- the tsaD gene encoding tRNA (adenosine(37)-N6)-threonylcarbamoyltransferase complex transferase subunit TsaD yields the protein MIVMGIESSCDETGVGIVRRNPDGSCELLADEVASSVDQHARFGGVVPEIASRAHLEAIVPAMRRALSAAGIAKPDAIAVTIGPGLAGALLVGVAAAKAYAAAWDVPFYALNHLGGHVAVDTLEHGPMPSCVALLVSGGHTHLLHVTDLAEPIVELGSTVDDAAGEAFDKVARLLGLGFPGGPALDAAAASGDPKAIAFPRGMTGPRDPRYDFSFSGLKTAVARHVESAQRAGVATENLPIPDIAASFQEAVADVLTMKAIRAAQDVGVGTLVLGGGATANSRIRSLAEERCAAAGLTLRVPKPRLCTDNGVMIAALGAHVIAGGAKPSPLTVATDPGLPVSVSQIA from the coding sequence GTGATCGTCATGGGCATCGAGTCCTCCTGCGACGAAACCGGAGTCGGCATCGTTCGGCGCAATCCCGACGGCAGCTGCGAGCTGCTCGCCGACGAGGTCGCCTCCAGCGTGGATCAGCACGCGCGCTTCGGCGGCGTGGTGCCGGAGATCGCCTCGCGCGCGCACCTGGAGGCGATCGTGCCCGCCATGCGCCGGGCGCTTTCCGCGGCGGGTATCGCAAAGCCCGATGCGATCGCGGTCACCATCGGCCCCGGGCTCGCGGGTGCGCTGCTGGTCGGCGTCGCGGCCGCGAAAGCCTATGCGGCCGCGTGGGATGTGCCGTTCTACGCGCTCAATCACCTCGGCGGCCACGTAGCGGTGGACACGCTGGAGCACGGGCCGATGCCGTCTTGCGTCGCGCTGCTGGTGTCCGGCGGACACACCCACCTGCTGCACGTCACCGATCTGGCCGAGCCGATCGTCGAACTCGGCAGCACGGTCGACGACGCGGCGGGGGAGGCGTTCGACAAGGTCGCCCGGCTGCTCGGTCTCGGCTTCCCCGGCGGGCCCGCGCTGGACGCGGCCGCGGCGAGTGGCGACCCGAAGGCGATCGCGTTCCCGCGCGGCATGACCGGGCCGCGCGACCCGCGCTACGACTTCTCCTTCTCCGGTCTCAAGACCGCCGTCGCCCGCCACGTGGAGTCCGCGCAGCGCGCCGGGGTCGCGACCGAGAACCTGCCGATTCCGGATATCGCCGCGTCCTTCCAGGAGGCGGTCGCCGACGTGCTGACCATGAAGGCCATCCGCGCGGCCCAGGACGTCGGTGTCGGCACCCTGGTGCTCGGCGGCGGCGCCACCGCCAACTCGCGAATCCGCTCGCTGGCCGAAGAGCGCTGCGCGGCGGCGGGTTTGACGCTGCGGGTGCCGAAACCGCGGCTGTGCACCGACAACGGCGTGATGATCGCCGCCCTCGGCGCGCACGTCATCGCGGGCGGAGCGAAACCCTCGCCGCTCACGGTCGCCACCGACCCGGGCCTGCCGGTCTCGGTCAGCCAGATCGCCTGA
- the tsaB gene encoding tRNA (adenosine(37)-N6)-threonylcarbamoyltransferase complex dimerization subunit type 1 TsaB, whose translation MLVLAVDTATPAVTAGLVELEQAAPDAVTAAELRTVSSRVRVDARAHAEVLTPQILECLSEAGRSRTDIAAVVAGVGPGPFTGLRVGMATAAAFGDALGIPVYGVCSLDAIASDVFAQGEFAADGELLVVTDARRREVYWARYRAGIRVAGPDVIKPAALDHGSATAIAGSASHVDLFDLPVLPAETPSPAGLVRVAAAEVLARAVPEPLVPLYLRRPDAVENAYRTLDRTGA comes from the coding sequence ATGCTTGTACTAGCTGTCGACACCGCGACACCCGCCGTTACAGCGGGATTGGTGGAACTGGAGCAGGCCGCGCCCGATGCGGTCACCGCGGCCGAGCTGCGCACCGTCTCCTCGCGGGTCCGGGTCGATGCCCGCGCCCACGCCGAGGTGCTGACCCCGCAGATCCTCGAATGCCTCTCCGAGGCAGGCCGTTCCAGGACCGATATCGCCGCGGTCGTCGCCGGTGTCGGGCCAGGACCGTTCACCGGCTTGCGGGTCGGCATGGCGACCGCGGCGGCCTTCGGTGACGCCCTCGGCATCCCGGTGTACGGCGTGTGCAGTCTGGACGCGATCGCCTCGGACGTCTTCGCCCAGGGCGAGTTCGCGGCCGACGGTGAGCTGCTCGTGGTGACCGACGCGCGCAGGCGCGAGGTGTACTGGGCCCGCTACCGCGCAGGCATCCGCGTCGCGGGACCGGATGTGATCAAGCCCGCCGCGCTGGACCACGGCTCGGCCACGGCGATCGCGGGCTCCGCCTCGCACGTCGATCTGTTCGACCTGCCGGTGCTTCCGGCGGAGACGCCCTCGCCCGCGGGCCTGGTGCGCGTCGCCGCCGCCGAAGTGCTCGCGCGCGCCGTGCCGGAACCGCTGGTGCCGCTGTACCTGCGCAGGCCGGACGCCGTCGAGAACGCGTACCGCACCCTCGATCGGACGGGAGCGTGA